From a region of the Lactuca sativa cultivar Salinas chromosome 4, Lsat_Salinas_v11, whole genome shotgun sequence genome:
- the LOC111899700 gene encoding uncharacterized mitochondrial protein AtMg00810-like, whose product MIEPKNVANALKEADWIKAVQVELNEFERDNVWTLVSKPQGKTIIGARWQSRSHIILDQVYVDDIIFGSTDEKLSSEFAEVMAKKFERSMMGELTFFSGLQVKQITDGIFVSQAKYIADMLMKYGFSECKPTKTLMSSSASIGTDPSGTDVNATLF is encoded by the exons ATGATTGAACCAAAGAATGTTGCTAATGCATTGAAAGAGGCTGATTGGATTAAGGCCGTGCAAGTTGAGCTAAATGAATTTGAACGTGATAATGTCTGGACTCTTGTTTCCAAACCTCAAGGAAAGACTATTATTGGTGCTCGCTGG CAATCAAGATCTCATATCATTCTTGATCaagtgtatgtggatgatatcatcttcggatccacTGATGAAAAGCTAAGTTCAGAATTCGCGGAGGTCATGGCCAAGAAATTCGAGAGGAGCATGATGGGTGAACTAACTTTCTTTTCGGGCTTGCAGGTCAAACAAATAACTGATGGTATTTTTGTTTCTCAAGCTAAATATATTGCAGATATGTTGATGAAGTATGGTTTTTCTGAATGCAAGCCGACAAAGACACTGATGTCTTCATCAGCGTCTATTGGCACTGATCCAAGTGGCACTGATGTGAATGCAACTCTGTTTTGA